One window of Camelina sativa cultivar DH55 chromosome 4, Cs, whole genome shotgun sequence genomic DNA carries:
- the LOC104780694 gene encoding cyclin-dependent kinase A-1-like — MDQYEKVEKIGEGTYGVVYKARDKVTNETIALKKIRLEQEDEGVPSTAIREISLLKEMQHSNIVKLQDVVHSEKRLYLVFEYLDLDLKKHMDSTPDFSKDLHMIKTYLYQILRGIAYCHSHRVLHRDLKPQNLLIDRRTNSLKLADFGLARAFGIPVRTFTHEVVTLWYRAPEILLGSHQYSTPVDIWSVGCIFAEMISQKPLFPGDSEIDQLFKIFRIMGTPYEDTWGGVTSLPDYKSAFPKWKPTELQTFVPNLDPDGIDLLSKMLIMDPSKRINARAALEHEYFKDLGVMP, encoded by the exons ATGGATCAG TACGAGAAAGTTGAGAAGATTGGTGAAGGTACTTACGGTGTGGTTTATAAGGCACGAGACAAAGTGACCAATGAGACTATAGCTTTGAAGAAGATCCGGCTTGAGCAGGAGGATGAAGGTGTACCTAGCACAGCTATTAGAGAAATCTCCCTCTTGAAAGAAATGCAGCACAGCAACATTGTCAA GTTGCAGGATGTAGTGCACAGCGAAAAGCGTTTGTATCTGGTCTTTGAGTATCTTGATTTAGATCTCAAAAAGCATATGGATTCAACTCCTGATTTCTCCAAGGATTTACATATGATCAAA ACATATCTTTACCAGATTCTCCGTGGAATTGCGTATTGCCACTCTCACAGAGTTCTCCATCGTGATCTAAAGCCACAGAATTTGTTGATTGATCGCCGCACAAACTCCCTAAAGCTTGCAGATTTTGGACTGGCCAGAGCATTTGGTATCCCTGTCAGGACGTTTACTCATGAG GTGGTTACTCTCTGGTACCGAGCACCGGAGATACTCCTAGGATCTCATCAGTACTCTACACCCGTTGATATCTGGTCTGTGGGATGCATATTTGCTGAGATGATCAGCCAAAAGCCCTTATTTCCTGGAGACTCCGAGATTGATCAACTCTTCAAGATTTTCAG AATCATGGGAACTCCATACGAGGATACGTGGGGTGGGGTAACTTCTCTGCCAGATTATAAATCTGCTTTCCCTAAGTGGAAACCAACG GAGTTACAAACTTTTGTCCCCAATCTAGATCCCGATGGAATCGATCTCCTTTCT AAAATGCTGATAATGGATCCGAGCAAAAGAATCAACGCAAGAGCCGCCCTGGAGCATGAATACTTCAAGGATCTTGGCGTCATGCCGTAG